The nucleotide sequence GTAGCGTCCTCTGCTGTAAATCTCACTTTTACACCGTGGCTCTTCGCATAACTTACTGTTTCTGCAATAGATCTTAATGCCTCATCTCTAGTTGTGTGATGTTTTGCTTTTAAATGAGTATCACTTATACCGTAAAAGATGGCTATTCTATCTGCTTCTATTTCGGCACCTACTTCTATATCTCTTTTTACTGCTCTGCTATGCGCGACTATCTCAGATTTTATTACCCCTTCCCTTTTCAGTTTTATTATTCTTCTAATTCCTTCATAGATATCCGGTGAAACTGCCGGATGACCAGCTTCAATCATTTGTACTCCTATGTCAGAGAGAGCTTTGGCTATCTCTACTCTTTGATCAGTAGTAAATACAACTCCGGGTGTTTGTTCTCCTTCTCTTAGTGTTGAATCTAATATACCAACTTTCATGTGTAGTTTCTTTTTAGGTAACATATTTATAAATAAAACTGTAAAGAGAAGTTCGAAAAACAAACTAAGATAGAACAGTTATTATTAATGTTGAAACGTTCTCAAGACCTATTTTATTCGCATATTTTTGCAATATTTTTAACAACAAATCAAAAAATGCTTTATTCTGCTTAACAAATTGTATGTTCTCAGAGTATGCATAGATAGCAGAGGAAAGAATATTGTTGCTTTTTCTGTAATCATCTTCTATCATTTCCAATATATTCCTTATAACATCCACATCTAATCTACCTTTATATTTATTTAGTTCCTGAAATTCCTCCTGATCCAAAATTGACATATTTATCACTCCGGTACTACAACACTCCCTAGAATCTCATTTCCTTTAAGGATGTTTGGCAACTTATTCAAGTCCTTAAAATTAATTACTAAAACTTTTATTTTAGATCTTTCTACAATTTTTATGGCTAATGGATCTAATAATTCATATTTTCCCGCATTTACAGATTGAGAACCCTCTAATATAGTCTTTAGTTCAGAAACTGTTAATTTAGGCAGCAGTTTTGCATCAACAAATTTTTGTGGATCCTTCGTATACACACCATTTACATTTGTAGCTAAAACTAAGTAATCAGCATTAATTATCTCACTTACCAGTGCAGCCACACCTGCTGTAGATTGACCAGGCTGAAATCCACCTGTTATAACTACTTTTCCACTAGCCCATCTTTCATTAAAGTCCTCAATACTCTCCGGGACTTTAGGATAGGCAATATTATCAAGTGAGAAAAGCAATAATTGGGCATTCAGTCTGGATACCAAAATTCCTAAAATATCAAGGTGAGATTCATTTAGGTTAAGTTTCCTGCCCATACTGATATAGCGCCTTGCAGTACCTCCTCCACCTGTGACAACTGCAACCCTATGACCATTATTCACAAGGTCAATAATCACATCTCTCAACAGACTTAGATTTTCGGAATTTTCTTCATCAAAAAACTTGCCACTTACTTTTAACGTTAATTTCATCTCACAAAAAATATATGGTGGATTTTATAATAAGTTTACACTGGATAGTCATCAGGTAATTTATGCCTGAAATATTTGCCACTTTCTGGGTCTTTGAATAAACCTATTTTTACACCTTTTCTCCCTTTAGGTGCTAAAACCCAAGTTTTCTCTGGCGTTAATTCTAACTCTTTTCCTCCAGGAGTTCTCACTCTTACTCTTTTTTTCTCCGACATAACTATCATTAATATAGTCTATTAGACAACTTTAAAAACCTTTTCATAGTTTAGTTAATGGATAATACCAATAGTATTGTAAAGATAATGTTGAAGGACTCCTTTAATTTAGATTGCGTTTGTTGTTCCTCCATCAATTTGAATAACAGAGCCTGTAATATATGACGAATATTCGGAGATAAGATATACTATCAGCGGACCTAACTCCTTATCTATATCCCCAGTCCTACCTAGAGGAGATCTTTGAAGAACTTCTCTATACCATAGCTCTTCAAAAGGAATCCTCTTTGTCTCAGCAAGTTTCCTTAAGCTCTTTTTTGCACCCTCAGTTTCAAAGCTACCCATAAGAATAACGTTTGATGTTACGTTATATCTGGCATAATCTTTTGAAATAATTTTTGAGAGTTGAACTAAAGAAGACCTCGAAACGTCAGCTAAAACAAAAATACTTTGTGGTTCTTTAATAGTCCATGATGATAAGTAAATAATTCTACCCCATTTATTCTTTATCATCTCTGGAAGAACTAACTTAGTAAGCTTTACCGCACTTAATAGATATAGTTTTACTGAATAGTCCCAGTCTGACATATTTGTCACTTCAAAGGTAGAAGGCTCATTTGGTGGATTCCCGGTGTTAAAAATTAGAGCATCTATACCTCCTAATTTATCTAGAGCGAAAGAGATTAGTTTATCTAATTCATCTAAATTAGTCAAGTCTGAGGGAAGACCATATACTTCAGGATTGTACCTGGATAATTGGTTCACCGCATTTTTCACTTTAGATTCGTTTCTTGAAGTAATCACAATTTTGCAACCTTCACGAGATAGCGTTCTTGCTATTCCTAAACCTATACCTTCTGTGGATGCTGTTATGAGAACCCTCTTACCTGAAACGCTCAAGTTCATGGTCTAATATAATTGTTTGCAAGTAGATTACTTTTTCCTGTGGTAGAAATTAGATCTATGCCTAAAATTTCCCCTCTTAATTCAGCCAGTTTCTGTTTTAGCTCATTAAAGTCCTTAGCCTCAATAAAAATATCACAAATAGTATCAAAGACCTTCACACAATCCCTTAGTTCCTCTTTTGCATTCACTGTAACCCTATAAACTCTGATGGAAGGTTTTACATTATATATAACGTCTAGTTCTGTGCCAGATACCCTTCCTGATTTCTTTAAGTAAAATCCGTTAATTTGATTTAAGTTAAGATCAACTTCAGTAATTAATGGATAGTCGTCTACAATTCTCACATCAGAAGGCTCTGAATATGGCGAATTAATTTGAGTGTTCAATAACTTCTCTAGAGACAGTCCTCCTTTAGCATACCAACTTGATAAAGGTATACCTCTGACTAACCTGTTATAAAAGAATAGATAGTGCTTCGTTCTCTTCCTTTCTAAAATCGTATCATACTCTATATCATATATTATCTCTACTTCAGGATTATCAATATCTGGCTTTGATTCCTCCCCAGTGAGTAGTTTTCCAACTTCTCTTTTTATCTCGTTTTTTAAACTTTCATAATATATCAAACCGTTCTCTACTATGAAGTTCTGTTCAATATCCCTCATATGCCTGGGCAAACTAACTCCAAGAACAAAAGTCTTATATCCCTTCTCTCTTAAAAGACTGAGAGCTTTTTGGTAAAATTTTCTCTTAATTTCTTGTATCCTGTTGTTGCAAATGTAACATGATCTATTCTGAAAATCATCTCCGAAGTAAAGAGAGAAAATACCATAAGATATTTGTCCCATATTAAACATTATCTCCTTCACTTGATTGGAATCCTGAATCTTATGTTCTTTAAGGGAATAATCCAAACTGAGGAGTAAAGTAAGTTTTATTGCCTTTCCTCTTTCCTCATTTGTATGTGCATAACTAAGTCTAGCAAAACATCTTCCTAAACAACTGTCACAAAGAGGGTACTTTGATAATAATTCAAAAGCCTTATTGATTACTTCCGCCAAATAATTTTGCAAGACCTTTTCTCCTCTTTACCATTTTAAGTAAGTTATTAGTCATTTGATACTGCTTAAGAAGTTCCTTTACCTCTTCAACTGTAACGCCAGCTCCTTTTGCTATTCTCCTCATCCTGGCTTTATCTATTATGGATGGGTTATCTAATTCTTTATATGTCATTGAATTCATTATTGCCATAAATGTCCTTATTTTCTCTTCACCTAATTTTAATTGTTCTTCTGGAACTTGTGATAATATTCCAGCACCAGGCAACATTTGAAATATTTTACCTAATGGACCCATTTTCCTTAAAGCTATAAGTTGTTTATATA is from Sulfolobus acidocaldarius DSM 639 and encodes:
- the pyrH gene encoding UMP kinase translates to MKLTLKVSGKFFDEENSENLSLLRDVIIDLVNNGHRVAVVTGGGGTARRYISMGRKLNLNESHLDILGILVSRLNAQLLLFSLDNIAYPKVPESIEDFNERWASGKVVITGGFQPGQSTAGVAALVSEIINADYLVLATNVNGVYTKDPQKFVDAKLLPKLTVSELKTILEGSQSVNAGKYELLDPLAIKIVERSKIKVLVINFKDLNKLPNILKGNEILGSVVVPE
- a CDS encoding chromatin protein Cren7, with translation MSEKKRVRVRTPGGKELELTPEKTWVLAPKGRKGVKIGLFKDPESGKYFRHKLPDDYPV
- a CDS encoding SDR family oxidoreductase translates to MNLSVSGKRVLITASTEGIGLGIARTLSREGCKIVITSRNESKVKNAVNQLSRYNPEVYGLPSDLTNLDELDKLISFALDKLGGIDALIFNTGNPPNEPSTFEVTNMSDWDYSVKLYLLSAVKLTKLVLPEMIKNKWGRIIYLSSWTIKEPQSIFVLADVSRSSLVQLSKIISKDYARYNVTSNVILMGSFETEGAKKSLRKLAETKRIPFEELWYREVLQRSPLGRTGDIDKELGPLIVYLISEYSSYITGSVIQIDGGTTNAI
- a CDS encoding pseudouridylate synthase, with the protein product MQNYLAEVINKAFELLSKYPLCDSCLGRCFARLSYAHTNEERGKAIKLTLLLSLDYSLKEHKIQDSNQVKEIMFNMGQISYGIFSLYFGDDFQNRSCYICNNRIQEIKRKFYQKALSLLREKGYKTFVLGVSLPRHMRDIEQNFIVENGLIYYESLKNEIKREVGKLLTGEESKPDIDNPEVEIIYDIEYDTILERKRTKHYLFFYNRLVRGIPLSSWYAKGGLSLEKLLNTQINSPYSEPSDVRIVDDYPLITEVDLNLNQINGFYLKKSGRVSGTELDVIYNVKPSIRVYRVTVNAKEELRDCVKVFDTICDIFIEAKDFNELKQKLAELRGEILGIDLISTTGKSNLLANNYIRP